From Oreochromis niloticus isolate F11D_XX linkage group LG14, O_niloticus_UMD_NMBU, whole genome shotgun sequence, one genomic window encodes:
- the LOC100699233 gene encoding ras-related protein Rap-2b: MREYKVVVLGSGGVGKSALTVQFVTGSFIEKYDPTIEDFYRKEIEVDSSPSVLEILDTAGTEQFASMRDLYIKNGQGFILVYSLVNQQSFQDIKPMRDQIIRVKRYERVPMILVGNKVDLEGEREVSSGEGKALADEWNCPFMETSAKNKSSVDELFAEIVRQMNYASTPNGDDQCCSSCVIL; the protein is encoded by the coding sequence ATGAGAGAGTACAAAGTAGTGGTCCTCGGGTCCGGGGGCGTCGGTAAATCGGCACTAACCGTCCAGTTCGTGACGGGATCTTTCATAGAAAAATACGACCCCACGATAGAGGATTTTTACAGGAAGGAGATCGAGGTGGACTCCTCTCCGTCCGTCTTGGAGATCCTGGACACGGCTGGGACCGAGCAGTTCGCCTCCATGCGAGACCTGTACATCAAAAACGGCCAGGGTTTTATTCTGGTCTACAGCCTGGTGAACCAGCAGAGCTTCCAGGACATCAAACCGATGAGGGATCAGATCATTCGGGTGAAACGGTACGAAAGAGTGCCGATGATTCTGGTTGGAAACAAAGTGGACCTGGAGGGGGAAAGGGAGGTTTCGTCCGGTGAAGGGAAGGCTCTGGCGGACGAATGGAACTGCCCGTTCATGGAAACTTCAGCCAAAAATAAAAGCTCTGTGGACGAACTGTTTGCAGAAATAGTCCGACAGATGAACTATGCCTCAACACCAAATGGCGACGACCAGTGCTGCTCGTCTTGTGTTATTCTTTAA